One window from the genome of Bubalus kerabau isolate K-KA32 ecotype Philippines breed swamp buffalo chromosome 17, PCC_UOA_SB_1v2, whole genome shotgun sequence encodes:
- the LMTK3 gene encoding serine/threonine-protein kinase LMTK3, with protein sequence MPAPGALILLAAVCASGCLASPAHPDGFALGRAPLAPPYAVVLISCSGLLAFIFLLLTCLCCKRGDVGFKEFENPEGEDCSGEYTPPAEETSSSQSLPDVYILPLAEVSLPMPAPQPSHSDMTTPLGLSRQHLSYLQEIGSGWFGKVILGEIFSDYTPAQVVVKELRASAGPLEQRKFISEAQPYRSLQHPNVLQCLGVCVETLPFLLIMEFCQLGDLKRYLRAQRPPEGLSPELPPRDLRTLQRMGLEIARGLAHLHSHNYVHSDLALRNCLLTSDLTVRIGDYGLAHSNYKEDYYLTPERLWIPLRWAAPELLGELHGTFMVVDQSRESNIWSLGVTLWELFEFGAQPYRHLSDEEVLAFVVRQQHVKLARPRLKLPYADYWYDILQSCWRPPAQRPSASDLQLQLTYLLSERPPRPPPPPPPPRDGPFPWPWPPQHSAPRPGTLSSPFPLLDGFPGADPDDVLTVTESSGGLNLECLWEKARRGAGRGGGAPTWQPASAPPAPHANPSNPFYEALSTPSVLPVISARSPSVSSEYYIRLEEHGSPPEPLFPNDWDPLDPGVPAPQAPQAPSEVPQLVSETWASPLFPAARPFPAQSSASGSFLLSGWDPEGRGAGETLAGDPAEVLGERGAAPWAEEEEEEEEGSSPGEDSSSLGGGPSRRGPLPCPLCSREGACSCLPLERGDAVAGWGGHPALGCPHPPEDDSSLRAERGSLADLPLNPPASAPPEFLDPLMGAAAPQYPGRGPPPAPPPPPPPPRAPADPAVSPDPSSAVASPGSGLSSPGPKPGDSGYETETPFSPEGAFPGGGAAEEEGVPRPRAPPEPPDPGAPRPPPDPGPLPLPGAREKPTFVVQVSTEQLLMSLREDVTRNLLGEKGPRKTGRGPGNRERALGPSPDPAVPESGKQAPSPNEGLSLPVNGVTVLENGGPRALGADEKVAENGDPGSPEREEQVLANGELPPPRREETVLENGGPGPPEREERVLVNGGLTSPKIEEGSENGGLRLPRNPERLPETGPWRAPGPWEKMPGSGAPAPTNGEPAPETSLERAPAPGAVALALNGGETAPGPAGPAPRSGALEPGTERRAPETGGAPRAPGAGRLDLGSGGQAPVGTGMAPGGGPGSGVDAKAGWADSTRPQPPLPPLEAQPRRLEPAPLRVRPEAASEGEPGAPDSRAGGDTAPSGDGDPPKPERKGPEMPRLFLDLGPPQGNSEQIKAKLSRLSLALPPLTLTPFPGPGPRRPPWEGADAGAAGGEAGGAGAPGPSEEDGEDEDEEEDEEAAAAGAAAGPRGPGRARAAPVPVVVSSADADAARPLRGLLKSPRGADEPEDSELERKRKMVSFHGDVTVYLFDQETPTNELSVQGPPEGDTDPSTPPAPPTPPHPATPGDGFPSNDSGFGGSFEWAEDFPLLPPPGPPLCFSRFSVSPALETPGPPARAPDARPAGPVEN encoded by the exons ATGCCTGCCCCCGGAGCCCTCATCCTCCTCGCGGCCGTCTGCGCCTCCGGCTGCCTGGCGTCCCCGGCCCACCCCG ACGGATTCGCCCTGGGCCGGGCGCCTCTGGCTCCTCCTTATGCCGTGGTCCTCATCTCCTGCTCTGGCCTGCTGGccttcatcttcctcctcctcacctgTCTGTGCTGCAAACGGGGCGATGTCGGCTTCAAG GAGTTTGAGAACCCTGAAGGGGAGGATTGCTCCGGGGAGTACACCCCTCCCGCCGAGGAGACTTCCTCCTCACAGTCACTGCCTGATGTCTACATTCTCCCCCTGGCTGAGGTCTCGCTGCCAATGCCTGCCCCGCAGCCATCACACTCAG ACATGACCACCCCCCTGGGCCTTAGCCGCCAGCACCTCAGCTACCTACAGGAGATTGGGAGTGGCTGGTTTGGGAAG GTGATCCTGGGAGAGATTTTCTCCGACTACACCCCGGCCCAGGTGGTGGTGAAGGAACTCCGAGCCAGCGCAGGGCCCCTGGAGCAGCGCAAGTTCATCTCCGAAGCACAGCCGTACAG GAGCCTGCAGCACCCCAACGTCCTCCAGTGCCTGGGCGTCTGCGTGGAGACATTGCCCTTTCTGTTGATTATGGAGTTCTGTCAACTG GGGGACCTGAAGCGTTACCTCCGGGCCCAGCGGCCCCCCGAGGGTCTGTCCCCTGAGCTGCCCCCTCGAGATCTGCGGACACTGCAGAGGATGGGCCTGGAGATCGCCCGCGGGCTCGCACATCTCCACTCTCACAACTACGTGCACAG CGACCTGGCCCTGCGCAATTGCCTGCTGACCTCCGACCTCACCGTGCGCATCGGAGACTACGGGCTGGCCCACAGCAACTACAAG GAGGACTATTACCTGACCCCCGAGCGCCTTTGGATCCCGTTGCGCTGGGCAGCGCCCGAGCTCCTTGGCGAGCTGCACGGGACCTTCATGGTGGTGGACCAGAGCCGCGAGAGCAACATCTG GTCCCTAGGGGTGACTCTATGGGAGCTGTTTGAGTTTGGGGCTCAGCCCTACCGCCACCTGTCAGACGAAGAGGTCCTGGCCTTCGTCGTCCGGCAGCAGCACGTCAAGCTGGCCCGGCCGAGGCTCAAGCTGCCCTATGCGGACTACTG gtATGACATCCTGCAGTCCTGCTGGCGGCCCCCTGCCCAACGCCCCTCAGCCTCTGATCTCCAGCTGCAGCTCACTTACTTGCTCTCTGAGCGGCCCCCGAGGCCCCCGCcgccgccacccccaccccgagaTGGTCCCTTCCCCTGGCCCTGGCCCCCTCAGCACAGCGCCCCCCGCCCAGGGACCCTCTCCTCTCCGTTCCCCCTTTTAGATGGCTTTCCTGGGGCTGACCCTGACGATGTGCTCACGGTCACCGAGAGTAGCGGTGGCCTCAACCTTGAGtgcctgtgggagaaggcacggCGGGGGGCCGGTCGGGGCGGGGGGGCACCCACCTGGCAGCCGGCATCTGCGCCCCCGGCCCCCCACGCCAACCCCTCCAACCCTTTCTATGAGGCGCTGTCCACGCCCAGCGTGCTGCCGGTCATCAGTGCCCGCAGCCCCTCCGTGAGCAGCGAATACTACATCCGTCTCGAGGAGCACGGCTCCCCGCCGGAGCCCCTCTTCCCCAATGACTGGGACCCCCTAGACCCAGGAGTGCCTGCCCCCCAggccccccaggctccctccGAGGTCCCTCAGCTGGTATCCGAGACCTGGGCCTCCCCGCTCTTCCCGGCAGCCCGGCCCTTCCCGGCCCAGTCCTCTGCATCCGGCAGTTTCCTCCTGAGTGGCTGGGACCCCGAGGGCCGGGGCGCCGGGGAGACCCTGGCAGGAGACCCTGCCGAGGTGCTGGGGGAGCGGGGGGCCGCCCCGTGGGccgaagaggaagaggaggaggaggagggcagctCCCCGGGGGAAGACAGCAGCAGCCTTGGCGGGGGCCCCAGTCGCCGGGGTCCCCTACCTTGCCCCCTATGCAGCCGCGAGGGGGCCTGCTCCTGCCTGCCCCTGGAGCGGGGGGATGCTGTTGCAGGCTGGGGGGGCCACCCTGCTCTTGGCTGCCCCCATCCCCCAGAGGACGACTCGTCCTTGCGGGCCGAGCGGGGCTCCCTGGCCGACTTGCCCTTGAACCCCCCCGCCTCGGCCCCCCCCGAGTTTCTGGACCCCCTCATGGGGGCGGCGGCGCCCCAGTACCCCGGGCGGGGGCCACCTCCCGCTCCCCCCCCCCCGCCGCCACCTCCCCGGGCCCCCGCGGACCCAGCCGTGTCCCCCGACCCCTCCTCGGCCGTGGCCAGTCCCGGCTCAGGTCTGTCGTCTCCGGGCCCCAAGCCGGGGGACAGCGGCTACGAGACCGAGACCCCTTTTTCCCCCGAGGGAGCTTTCCCCGGCgggggggcagcagaggaggaaGGGGTCCCTCGGCCACGGGCTCCCCCCGAGCCCCCCGACCCGGGAGCGCCCCGGCCGCCCCCAGACCCGGGTCCCCTCCCGCTCCCGGGGGCCCGGGAGAAGCCAACCTTCGTAGTTCAAGTGAGCACCGAGCAGCTGCTGATGTCCCTGAGGGAGGACGTGACAAGGAACCTCCTGGGAGAGAAGGGGCCCCGGAAGACGGGGAGAGGCCCCGGGAATCGAGAGAGAGCCCTGGGCCCGAGCCCGGACCCCGCAGTCCCGGAAAGCGGGAAGCAAGCCCCAAGCCCGAACGAGGGCCTGAGCCTCCCAGTAAACGGGGTGACAGTGCTGGAGAACGGGGGACCGAGAGCCCTGGGCGCCGACGAGAAGGTGGCAGAGAATGGGGACCCCGGGTCCCCAGAGAGAGAAGAGCAAGTGCTGGCGAATGGGGAGCTGCCacccccaaggagagaggagacagTGCTGGAGAATGGGGGCCCAGGGCCCCCAGAGAGAGAAGAGCGAGTGCTGGTGAATGGAGGACTGACATCCCCAAAGATCGAGGAGGGGTCAGAGAATGGGGGCCTGAGACTCCCCAGGAACCCGGAGAGGCTGCCAGAGACTGGGCCTTGGAGAGCCCCAGGGCCCTGGGAGAAGATGCCCGGGAGTGGGGCTCCAGCCCCCACGAACGGGGAGCCAGCCCCAGAGACCTCACTGGAGAGAGCCCCGGCGCCCGGCGCGGTGGCCTTGGCCCTGAACGGCGGGGAGACAGCCCCTGGCCCTGCTGGCCCAGCCCCCAGGAGCGGGGCGCTGGAACCCGGGACCGAGAGGAGAGCCCCCGAGACTGGGGGGGCACCGAGAGCCCCCGGGGCTGGGAGGCTGGACCTCGGGAGTGGGGGCCAAGCCCCAGTGGGCACGGGGATGGCCCCCGGCGGCGGCCCCGGAAGCGGCGTGGACGCAAAGGCCGGATGGGCCGACAGCACGAGGCCACAGCCGCCCCTGCCGCCGCTGGAAGCGCAGCCGAGGAGACTGGAGCCAGCGCCCCTGAGAGTCAGGCCGGAGGCAGCCTCCGAGGGAGAGCCCGGGGCCCCAGACAGCAGGGCCGGCGGAGACACGGCACCCAGCGGAGACGGGGACCCCCCCAAGCCCGAGAGGAAGGGCCCCGAGATGCCACGACTGTTCTTGGACTTGGGACCCCCTCAGGGGAACAGCGAGCAGATCAAAG CCAAGCTCTCGCGGCTCTCGCTGGCGCTGCCGCCGCTCACGCTCACGCCATTCCCGGGGCCGGGCCCGCGGCGGCCCCCGTGGGAGGGCGCGGACGCCGGGGCGGCTGGCGGGGAggccggcggggcgggggcgccggGGCCGTCGGAGGAGGACGGGGAGGacgaggacgaggaggaggacgaggaggcGGCGGCAGCGGGCGCGGCGGCGGGGCCGCGGGGCCCCGGGAGAGCACGGGCAGCCCCGGTGCCCGTCGTGGTGAGCAGCGCCGACGCGGACGCGGCCCGCCCGTTGCGGGGACTGCTCAAGTCTCCACGCGGGGCCGACGAACCCGAGGACAGCGAGCTGGAGAGGAAACGCAAGATGGTCTCCTTCCACGGGGACGTGACCGTCTACCTCTTCGACCAG GAGACGCCAACCAACGAGCTGAGTGTCCAGGGCCCCCCCGAGGGGGACACGGACCCGTCCACGCCCCCAGCGCCCCCGACgcctccccaccccgccacccccGGAGATGGGTTTCCCAGCAACGACAGCGGCTTTg GAGGCAGTTTCGAGTGGGCGGAGgatttccccctcctccccccgccaGGCCCCCCCCTGTGCTTCTCCCGCTTCTCCGTCTCGCCTGCGCTGGAGACCCCGGGGCCCCCCGCCCGGGCCCCCGACGCCCGGCCCGCAG GCCCCGTGGAGAACTGA